The Mycolicibacterium aurum genome segment CTGCCATGACCTGCGCACATGGGCCACCTCGATGTCGAGCCGGTCGGACCGCAGCAGCCGCGTCAGCACGGCGGACAGGTCGCGGTGGGAGCCCAGGACGACGAGTCGCCGGAAGGCGACGATGCCCGGATCACCTGCGAGATCCACCACGGGCAGCCCCCGCAGGACGCGGGGAACACGACGTCGTCCGAAGCGCACCACCGCGCATGTTGACGGGTCCAATCTGCTCCTTTGAACGAGCCGCTGATCAGGCCGGATGTAAATCGGATAGGGTGGATCACCGGCTGCACACAGTATCGAGCGCAGCTCTAGCGCTAGACAGCGGGAGATTCGCATGCCGGCAATCGTCCTCATCGGCGCCCAGTGGGGCGACGAGGGCAAAGGTAAAGCCACCGACCTTCTCGGTGGGCGCGTCCAGTGGGTCGTGCGCTACCAGGGCGGTAACAACGCCGGGCACACGGTGGTGCTGCCCACGGGGGAGAACTTCGCCCTTCACCTCATCCCGTCGGGAATCCTGACCCCCGGCGTGACGAACGTGATCGGCAATGGCGTCGTCGTCGATCCCGGCGTATTGCTCACCGAGCTCAGGGGGCTCGAGGACCGCGGTGTCGACACGCAGAAGCTCCTCATCTCGGCCGACGCCCATCTGCTGATGCCGTACCACGTGGCGATGGACAAGGTCGTCGAGCGGTACGCGGGCAGCAAGAAGATCGGCACCACCGGCCGCGGCATCGGGCCCTGCTACCAGGACAAGATCGCGCGCCAGGGCATCCGTGTCGCCGATGTGCTGGATCCGACGCTGCTGGCTGAAAAGATCGAGGGCGCACTGGAATTCAAGAACCAGGTGCTGGTCAAGATCTACAACCGCAAGGCCCTCGAGCCCGCAGAGGTCGTCGAGGCCCTGCTGGCTCAGGCCGAGGGATTCACACACCGCATCGCCGATACCCGACTGCTGCTCAACCAGGCCCTCGAGAGAGGCGAGACGGTACTGCTGGAGGGGTCGCAGGGCACCCTGCTCGACGTCGATCACGGCACGTATCCGTTCGTGACGTCGTCGAACCCGACGTCCGGCGGCGCGGCCGTCGGATCGGGTATCGGGCCCACCCGCATCAACACGGTGCTGGGCATCCTGAAGGCGTACACCACCCGCGTCGGCTCCGGCCCGTTCCCCACCGAGCTGTTCGACGAACACGGGGAGTACCTCGCCAAAACCGGTGGCGAGATCGGGGTGACGACGGGCCGGCGTCGCCGCTGCGGCTGGTTCGACGCCGTCATCGCCCGTTACGCCACCCGCGTCAACGGCATCACCGACTACTTCCTCACGAAGCTGGATGTGCTGTCGAGCCTGGAGACCGTCCCCATCTGCGTCGGCTACACCGTCGACGGCAAGCGCACCGACGAGATGCCGATGACCCAGAGCGACATCGCGCGCGCCGAGCCGATCTATGAGGAACTCCCCGGCTGGTGGGAGGACATCTCCGACGCCCGCGAGTTCGACGACCTGCCTGCCAAGGCGCGCGACTACGTCTTACGGCTCGAAGAGCTTGCCGGAGCCCATGTTTCGTGCATCGGGGTCGGTCCGGGTCGCGATCAGACCATCGTGCGCCGAGACATCCTGGCGCCTAGGTGACAGACGATCCCAGGGCGCTCGATCCCGAATACGACAGCCACGGCGGATTCCCGAACTTCACCCCGGCCGAACCCGGCCCCGGCTTCGGCCGCTTCCTGACCGCCATGCGGCGCGCCCAGGACCTGGCGGTGTCCGCCGCGCCGGATGCCGGAACATGGGACCGCGCCGCCGACCTGGCCGAGGAACTCGTCGCTCTGCTCGGCCCGTCCGAGGCGGCCGAAGGGGTCGGACCCGCGAACCGGGTGCCTGCCCTGCCCGGCGCGGGCAGCCTGCTGATGCCTCCCTACCGGGTGACCGAGTTCGAGCCCGACGGCGTCGCGCTGGAGGTACAGTTCAGCCGGTTCTCGGTGGGCGGTAACAACGCCGTGCACGGGGGTGTTCTGCCTCTGTTGTTCGACTCGGTGTTCGGCATGGTGATCCACGCGGCGGGTCGTCCGATCAGCCGGACGGCCTTCCTGCATGTGGACTACCGGAAGGTGACGCCGATCGACACGGTGCTGCGCGCACGCGGCTGGGTGCGCGAGGCACAGGGGCGCAAGGCGTTCGTCAACGCGGAACTGCGTGACCCCGACGGGAACCTGCTCGCCGAGGCGAACGGATTGATGATCAGGCTGCTGCCCGGACAGCCGTAACGCACCACCAGGGGGAGGATGGAAAAGGGGCTTCGCGGGTTCCTCCTCATCTGGTGGCGACAGCCCCACGAGTTCGACTGGACCGCACGGTATTTTCGCGCCCAGGGACTGATGCGCGTGCATCAGGTCTTCATCGGCTGTTTCTCGCTGCTGTACGGCGCCACCGCCCTTCTGACCGTGGTGTGGGCGTATTCCGACGGTGGGTCGGTCACCGCCCGGGTCCTGGTGATCGGCATCGCGGCCAGCTCATGCCTGCTCGGGCTTGCCTGGATCTTCGGACCGTGGCCCACCGAGCGTCAGTCCGCGGCGTTCGCCGTCTACGCCGACCTGGCGGTCTTCGCGGTCATCGCCTGTTACCAGGACGCCTTCACCGCGATGCCCGGTCTGGCGCTGTTGGCCACCAACGGCATCTACGTCGTGGTCGTGCACGGCCCGCGGGCGCTGCTGCTGCATCTGGTGTTCACGGCGTCGGTCATCGGCTGGATGACGCTTCGTGTCCTCAACCAGGACATCCACCCGACGTCGGTCATCACGATCCGCCTGCTGACGTTGTTGCCGACGGTGATGTTCCTTCCCGTGATCGTGCAGTCCTATCTGCTCGCCTTGCGGATGGGCGCGCTCGATTCGCTCTACGATCCGCTGACCCGCCTCTACAACCGGCGCGGCCTCGACAGCGACCTGGCACAGTTCCGCGGCGCGGCCGTCGGGGTGCTCGCCGTGGACATCGACAAGTTCAAGGCGATCAACGACAGCCACGGCCACGAGGCCGGGGACCGGGTACTGGTCGCCGTGGCCGACGCCGCCCGGGAGGCGGTGGCGGCGCAGGGTGTCCGGTCGGTCATCGCACGCACCGGCGGGGAAGAGTTCGTCGTGGTGATCGACGGCGGGACGGACGTTCTGCTGAGTACGGCATCGCTGCTGCACGATGCGCTGGCTGCGAGTGACACGTCAGCGGCGCCGACGGTGACCGTGAGCATCGGTGCGGCGTCGGGCCGGACCGACGGCCTGGCCGTGCGCGCGGTGGTGCAGGAACTCATCGAGCGTGCCGATGCGGCGATGTACCGCGCCAAGAATGCCGGCGGAAACCGGACGGTGACGGCTGACGATGCGGTGTCGCCGCAAGAGTGAGTCCTGGTCGGCTGCGGCGTGTCACCATGAGGCCATGACCCACCCGGCCGATCGCCGCCTGCGCAGCCTCACCACGCCGCGGGCCGCGGCGTTGGCGGGCGTGCTGTTCGCGCTGCTGTTCGGCGCCGCGCTGGTGATGATCCGCACCGCGCTGCCCGACGGTGCCGCGCTGGGCACCCAGTGGGCGGACGGGTCAGGGCACCGTCTGCGGATCGCCGTGGTGCTGATGCCGTTCTCCGGCATCGCGTTCCTGTGGTTCATCGGTGTGGTGCGCGACGGCCTCGGCGCTCTGGAGGACAAGTTCTTCTCGACGGTGCTCATCGGCAGCGGGTTGCTGTTCCTGGCGATGATCTACGCGTCGACCGCCGTGGGCGCAGGGCTGATCGCGAGCACCGACTT includes the following:
- a CDS encoding adenylosuccinate synthase, whose translation is MPAIVLIGAQWGDEGKGKATDLLGGRVQWVVRYQGGNNAGHTVVLPTGENFALHLIPSGILTPGVTNVIGNGVVVDPGVLLTELRGLEDRGVDTQKLLISADAHLLMPYHVAMDKVVERYAGSKKIGTTGRGIGPCYQDKIARQGIRVADVLDPTLLAEKIEGALEFKNQVLVKIYNRKALEPAEVVEALLAQAEGFTHRIADTRLLLNQALERGETVLLEGSQGTLLDVDHGTYPFVTSSNPTSGGAAVGSGIGPTRINTVLGILKAYTTRVGSGPFPTELFDEHGEYLAKTGGEIGVTTGRRRRCGWFDAVIARYATRVNGITDYFLTKLDVLSSLETVPICVGYTVDGKRTDEMPMTQSDIARAEPIYEELPGWWEDISDAREFDDLPAKARDYVLRLEELAGAHVSCIGVGPGRDQTIVRRDILAPR
- a CDS encoding PaaI family thioesterase; translated protein: MTDDPRALDPEYDSHGGFPNFTPAEPGPGFGRFLTAMRRAQDLAVSAAPDAGTWDRAADLAEELVALLGPSEAAEGVGPANRVPALPGAGSLLMPPYRVTEFEPDGVALEVQFSRFSVGGNNAVHGGVLPLLFDSVFGMVIHAAGRPISRTAFLHVDYRKVTPIDTVLRARGWVREAQGRKAFVNAELRDPDGNLLAEANGLMIRLLPGQP
- a CDS encoding GGDEF domain-containing protein produces the protein MRVHQVFIGCFSLLYGATALLTVVWAYSDGGSVTARVLVIGIAASSCLLGLAWIFGPWPTERQSAAFAVYADLAVFAVIACYQDAFTAMPGLALLATNGIYVVVVHGPRALLLHLVFTASVIGWMTLRVLNQDIHPTSVITIRLLTLLPTVMFLPVIVQSYLLALRMGALDSLYDPLTRLYNRRGLDSDLAQFRGAAVGVLAVDIDKFKAINDSHGHEAGDRVLVAVADAAREAVAAQGVRSVIARTGGEEFVVVIDGGTDVLLSTASLLHDALAASDTSAAPTVTVSIGAASGRTDGLAVRAVVQELIERADAAMYRAKNAGGNRTVTADDAVSPQE